From Anoplolepis gracilipes unplaced genomic scaffold, ASM4749672v1 Contig26, whole genome shotgun sequence, a single genomic window includes:
- the LOC140675980 gene encoding uncharacterized protein, with translation MRKRERSCGLDIAAEPYQIPEHPSWVGNDLGSVAITWRADAPASFPATLVGKSKGWVAVRWGPVLVVGVYLPPSLDLSGFAERLDSLSAIISGSGVGRVVVSGDFNAKSMSWGSPRTDRRGVAVEEWAVTLDLRLLNERGISTCIRERGESVVDLTWASPATLNKVLGWRVATEVETLSDHRYIVYGLVVTPEQVLQRRQLRETRPLLGAGAQRK, from the exons ATGAGGAAACGAG AGCGTAGTTGTGGTTTGGACATTGCTGCGGAGCCGTACCAGATCCCCGAGCACCCTTCGTGGGTGGGGAACGATTTGGGCTCCGTAGCAATTACATGGAGGGCGGATGCTCCGGCCTCATTTCCCGCCACACTGGTGGGCAAGAGCAAAGGGTGGGTGGCGGTCAGGTGGGGACCCGTTTTGGTCGTCGGGGTCTACCTGCCGCCTAGCCTGGACCTCTCAGGATTTGCCGAAAGGTTGGACTCTCTTTCCGCTATTATCAGCGGGAGTGGAGTGGGACGGGTGGTAGTCTCGGGGGACTTTAACGCAAAATCGATGTCGTGGGGTTCCCCGAGAACGGACCGCCGAGGTGTCGCGGTCGAGGAGTGGGCCGTGACACTGGATTTAAGGCTGCTCAATGAGAGAGGAATAAGCACCTGCATACGGGAAAGGGGGGAGTCGGTGGTGGACCTTACCTGGGCATCCCCAGCGACCCTCAACAAGGTGCTAGGGTGGAGAGTGGCCACTGAGGTCGAGACATTGTCGGACCATAGGTACATAGTCTACGGCCTCGTGGTCACACCTGAGCAGGTGCTCCAGCGTCGACAGCTGAGAGAGACGCGACCTCTCCTAGGCGCTGGAGCACAAAGAAAATGA
- the LOC140675981 gene encoding uncharacterized protein has translation MILYGAPVWTEDISDNQRTLGILHGVQRKMALRVVRAYRTVSFEAATSLAGIPPVELLARMYTDVYRRMRGLREAGRNIVCRARSAVGRQHHKKMLERWKQQLLSSSGRAAGRRVVEAIGPHLEA, from the coding sequence ATGATACTGTATGGGGCACCCGTATGGACCGAGGATATCAGCGACAACCAAAGGACTCTGGGCATTTTACACGGGGTCCAAAGGAAAATGGCATTACGGGTGGTACGTGCCTACCGTACAGTGTCGTTTGAAGCGGCGACTTCTTTGGCGGGGATTCCTCCCGTGGAGCTTCTCGCGAGAATGTACACCGATGTGTACCGACGCATGCGAGGGCTCCGGGAGGCGGGGCGGAACATCGTCTGCCGGGCGAGGAGTGCGGTGGGGCGGCAACACCATAAGAAAATGCTGGAACGGTGGAAGCAGCAGTTGCTCTCTTCGTCTGGCAGAGCTGCGGGGCGTAGAGTGGTTGAGGCCATAGGGCCTCACTTAGAGGCCTag